A genomic region of Candidatus Bathyarchaeota archaeon contains the following coding sequences:
- a CDS encoding rhomboid family intramembrane serine protease, translating to MYIEAIRKLTFSLILTNILAYSFLVFLSKNILVIDYSLLAIYGQYNLLVYKGWYWQLFTSLFIHANLLHVLGNSLFLAFFGFKAEELFTKKVYLLIYFASGLAGNLLTLLMGAEVVSVGASGAIFGLFGASTIYMRKTMNQSALSALIYSVYLFLINIGANVNLAAHFGGLITGLIIGYSLAKKPKHYYTFNYTYGLYKR from the coding sequence ATGTATATAGAAGCAATAAGAAAACTTACTTTTTCGCTAATTTTAACTAATATATTAGCTTATAGCTTTTTAGTTTTCTTAAGCAAAAATATTCTAGTTATAGATTATAGTTTACTTGCCATCTATGGACAATACAACTTACTTGTTTATAAAGGATGGTATTGGCAGCTTTTTACCTCATTATTTATTCATGCTAATTTATTACACGTATTAGGTAACTCATTGTTTTTAGCTTTTTTTGGTTTTAAAGCTGAAGAGTTGTTCACAAAAAAGGTTTATTTACTCATATATTTTGCCTCAGGATTAGCGGGAAACTTATTAACATTATTAATGGGGGCTGAAGTTGTTTCTGTAGGAGCTTCAGGAGCTATTTTCGGTCTTTTCGGCGCTTCAACAATATACATGAGAAAAACTATGAATCAATCTGCTTTAAGCGCTTTAATATATTCAGTGTATCTTTTCTTAATAAATATTGGAGCAAATGTAAATTTAGCTGCTCATTTTGGAGGATTAATAACTGGATTAATAATAGGTTATAGCTTAGCTAAAAAACCAAAACATTACTATACTTTTAATTATACATATGGATTATATAAGCGTTAA